The Primulina huaijiensis isolate GDHJ02 chromosome 9, ASM1229523v2, whole genome shotgun sequence genomic interval CAATCTTATCTTTTTTTTACCGTCGGTCCTGTTCCTAGTAGAGACAATATTAACCGTTATAATCTTTAATGAAGACTACATTTGTTCCCCGAATTAATTAGTTAAAATCGAAATGTCTAATATCGCCAAAATTGATATAGCATGAATGGCATTGTACTAAAAATTGTCGCACCTTATAGGTATAGAAAGGGACTGGAATGGTTAATGTTATGGAACGAGTTATATTAATGGTCAAAAAGGTTGTGGTCTTGTTGCTTTCATCCACCTAGAAAATTGTCTAAGGTATAATTATGAAGCCACCAAATCCTTAATCATTAGTATAAAATTTGGTAGCAGAATCAAGATTAATTTATCTTATTTCATAGTAGAAATAATCAATATCTTACCTAAAAACTAAAATGATCaaagatttaagataatatGTGAAAATGTAATTTGTGCCCCTCAAATTTGaggtaaacaaaaaaaaataatacttctcactcaaatcaacatatattgcacaatattttttcataacataactAACAAAATACGCTAATTTTGCGGTGAAAATAATAAGTTAgagataaaaagtaataattttcacGGATCAGGTCGGAAATCCATCTAAAAGGGTTTTTGTGATTTTAAATTCAACCTAACAATTTTCCGTTTTAGATACACATGGGAATTATACGTACTAAACATACTTATGCAAAATAAAGAAGTGCGAAGGCATTCAGCGAGGTTGTATTtagattaaatgatttatgtgGATTTGATTTTAAATCCATTCGACCATTCCTCAAGGGATGGAAAACAAATTAGtgatcattaattaaattaaaatatgtatatgtCCATTCCTCAAGGGATGGATATATTCCCTTGTCAAAACTTATGTGAATAGACatgtacatattttaatttaattaatgacaTAAATGCTCAACGTTGTTCGTATTTGTTTgctctttaatttttatttttatattttactcAAGTTTGGGACCGGATTTGTTACAATTGAATATCAAACTCGATATATTGTTTCAAACCCGGTATTTTGGTGTATTGTGAAATCACGAGATTGCTGAAAACACCCGTGAAGAAAAATGATCTATCAACTCTCCGTGTTTTCAAATCACGAGCACACATATCCTGTATGCAATTAACCCGTCGTACAATTGTGTGGTGTAGCATTATCTCCATAGACATTAAAATTCCATCACTAGTTATTGttgtatgtttatatatatactatgaTCCTGACGGATGCGTTGCGTGCTTGTacaatttttgatttttttgaaattatcaaaattgattggagatattttggtatatatatatatttaatcatgTCCAAATCAAAAGTATAAATTCTtgcaaatattattatatgtaGTTGgtaaaaagaacaaaaaaaagttCCCACTAAACGCcttatcatcatcaaatcaagAATCAGTCGATCAATCCCATATGATCCCACTATTTGGCCACTATACCTACGTAACCACAGCATACATAATACTACTCCTTCCAAGAATCATATTCATTATATATGTCACTATATCGCGCGcccgcgcacacacacacacacacacatgtgtgtgtgtgtgtgtgtgtgtgtgtgtgtgtgtgtatatataatatgtatgtatatatatatctcagCCCTCTAGCTGCTTAAAGCTGTATCTTGGTAATGTTCTGCGCATTGAAAATAATGGAGTCCGACAAAAATGAAGAGGGAAAGGGAGTCCACAATGAGGATGAAGCAAAAAACTCGACAGGTTTCAAgaatctttccaagattattgtCCCCCCATTGGGTACTTCTTATACTTCACAGTTTAATGATTCTGATGGTAGAATCATCTCCCCCATGGATTCAAGATACAGGTATGTATATTGTCAGAAGTTTGAAAGATTGATTGTAAAAAATGAAATTGTCAATTTAATTTCTCTGcaaaatttgatgaaaattgAATTATAGATATAGTTAAAGTAGTTGCCGATAAAGCAGGTAATGTTACAAGTTATAGACAAGAGCGGAGCCatgattcaaaaatatttggGGTTGGCTACATCTCAATTTAGACACTAATAAGTATGTGTATTCAGTTAAAATCGAACCGaactttataaaatcaaattaaccgaaatttttttcCGACAACCAAACCAAACCGAATCGAACGAACTTTACTAGGAAACCCGAACAAATATAACTGAAAAAATCTGTTATTTCGGTCGATAACCGAATTAACTGaacttttagatttttttaaaaatcatgttttaattaaaaaaatgtaataaaaattgaattaaataaatttaaattttgtttactTCTAATTTTGTTgtctaataaaattttattagaagtttataatatttatacgataataaactttattaaaaaataatatattattattttaaataaaaattcggtTTGTTCGGTTAACCAAACTTTTATAATAAAACCTGAAACTAAGCCGAACTAacatatgttttaaaaaactaaaaccgaacttcaaaataaatcgaaccgatttttcaaattaatttacttCGGTCGGTTATTTTGGTAGAAACTGATATTTTTCTCACCCCTGTACTGAATTGATATTTTCCCTTATCTTGAACCCAAAAtggatttttcaattttttttttttacttttaggAACCATTCATGTCAAAGGCCAAAgcattttcaatcattttttaaaaccaaCAGTAAAAAAAGTTAATGCATAGATTTAGACATTGACATACATGAAAGAATGAGATGGAAATTAATTGAAAGAATAAGATGTTACATTATTCAGTTCATCTCGAAATTCAAAtcattgataaatcatataataacaTATATACCATAATTCACatcgaaaattttgaaaattttaaagttttatttaatttatttttctcaaaaccaATCCGTATAAATATACACAAATTCatactaaaaatttaaaattctataaaacttttagtattaatataaattaaataaagatctaataaaatattttgtaactatataattatattatcatattaactcaatttaatatatttttgtgttaaTGTAAAAATgatctaaaatatatatttggaatttaaagctaattttaaaaattaacttaCACGAAATCCTTTAACACCTTTGAGTGAAACACGACAAAAGTCATATTtgattataaatatttgtagaagaccattttaaaaaatcatcatagttaaaaaatttctaatatttgCACCAATAAagtatgaataaaaaaatactcaaaaaaaaattgaataagactaaaaaaaattaatcaaaaaccaataaatttttttaaaaaaatatctgcCCCTGGTTATAGAATATATGAGGaagataaatcataaaatacaaTTTTGCACGTATTTTTGTAGCCATTCACAAATAAGTACATACataaatggcaaaaacttgtgtgagacggtctcacgggtcgtattttgtgagacggatctcttatttggatcatctatgaaaaaatattactttttatgctgaatatcggtagagttgacccgtctcacaaaaaaagattcgtgagaccgtctcacaagataacTATTCTACATAAATACTAAAggtgaatgaagtattaatcaAAAGAGTTTTCACTTTTATGAATAAAGATTCATAAACTATCGCATGATTTCGTaagaataattaatatatatttttctagataattgacctttaaagtttaaaattctaaatgtgatatttttgtttattgttAAGAGTCATAGCtcgtttatatatatatatatatatatatagaaaaggGAAACTTATTTATGTCGgaaaataacataataaaatatttggaaaaagAAAGTTAAACTAAGTAAATTACATTTGGTGACCAAAAATTCCAAAATGaccaaattaatatatataacacaCGGTTTTACTTTGTAGGTGTTGGGAGACAGTAATGGTACTTTTGGTGGCATACTCTGCATGGGTATCTCCCTATGAAATCGCATTTCTAAAACCCGATCCAAGCACACAACTATACATAGCAGACAATGTTGTGGACTTTTTTTTTGCGATCGATATCGTCTTGATGTTTTTCGTCGCCTATATTGACCCAAAAACACAATTGTTGGTTACAGATTCGAGAAAAATTGCTACAAGGTTCgtctttgtttgtttgtttgttttcgTGTTCTTTGCATGAGATACATGGTGAAAAGTTTGCAAAACTTTGGTAACATACATAGGTACCTATCAACTTGGTTTATAATGGATGCTCTCTCAGCAATCCCATTTGAGACAATAGCTTTCTTGATTTCCGGCAAGCATCAACTCTCCTTCGCTTACTCCGCCCTAGGAGTCCTTCGATTGTGGCGTCTCCGTCGAGTCAACTCATTTTTTACCAGGTTAGTTTTCATGGACCAAAAAGTACATACAATTTCCCGAATCTAATATAAACTTTtttcaacaaataaattttatagatGAAAGATATTAGAtacaacattgaaaaatattctaTCGAAACGAATAGGTTAAATCTATAgcatttaaaaaacataatagCTTGAAAAGTATTATTTATGATCGTGAAAGAATTTTTTCGACTAAAACATATAAGGATATACGTACCGTGAGATCAAAATTACTTtctaaaattttactttttaacaTTTTAGAAAACTGAGAAAATTACATTCTTGATCACTTGTGTTTGTCtctttataattttgataaactATATGTGTCGTTGAATTTCAGTTAtagtttattatatttttgtttctttcaattttagtcattttcctAGGTGACACTGATGTGGTAACAATGCGAAGTTGATATGACGATAACGTATATAATGTCACATTAGCTTTCCTGATATacaaaaaatgactaaaatcggAAGATAGACGATTAAAACTGAAAATTGATAAACACACAACCAaaatcgcaaaaaaaaaaaaaacatatacaacaaaaaatacaaatacaatttTTTGCATAATAATACAACAATACAGAGTTAAAATTGTGTAGGGCTTATATACTTCTTAGATGTTACATGCATGCCTTACCTTTATCGCAGGATCGAAAAGGATATCAGATTCAGCTATTTTTGGGTCAGATGTGCTAGACTCTTGTTTGTAAGTATAGAATTTCCACACAAAATCTTTGTTTTAGTCATGCATCTGATTGCTGAGACCGCTTGTACCGCTAATCATGTTGCTCATTCACCAGCTAGGAGCTTCTGGTTTTCATCTTAATCTTTCCAAGGAATTTAGGGACTGTTGCcccatatatattttaaagctCTTTTGTAAACTATGACTTGGGTAGCGTTAACGTATGAATGAATGATTTATCATTTATcctcaaaaaaaattatgcatgtgattatgtGGTCGTAGGTAACACTTCTGTTAGTGCATTGTGCTGCATGTGTGGCCTACTTGATAGCAGACAGATATCCAGACAAAGAAAACACATGGATTGGATCTTCCAATCCAAATTTCAAGAACGAAAGCCTTCAGATTAGATACATTTCAGCACTATATTGGTCCGTCGCCACAATGGCCACAGTTGGCTATGGGGATATCCATGCTGTCAACTCTTTAGAAATGGTTTTCATCATCCTCTACATGCTCTTGAATCTCGGCTTGACGTCTTACATCATCGGTAACATGACTAACTTGGTAGTCGAGGGCACACGAAGAACCATGGAGTTTGTAAGTTTTCCTGTCTTAGCTAGAAACTGTGCCTGAGCTCGGGCTCCAATGTCTATTCGAGTATACTCAGCTCGATCGAGCAAttgatttttttctctttcgttttcaaattatttttttttctaaataaagtttCATCACTTGACCTTGAGCATTTTTATAACGAAGGAATGATTGTGACATCCTTCTCACATGAAATGTTCAACAGCGTCAGCTTAATATTTCTTGGAAATTTCAAGAATAGGGAGATTAAGAGTTatctgttttttatttttgttagagAAACAGCATTGAGGCCACATCAAGTTTCGTGTCTCGAAACCGGTTGCCACAAAGATTGAAAGGGAAAATAATGGCTTATATGTGCCTGAGATTCAAAGCAGAGAGATTGAACCAGCAGAAGCTCATTGAACAGCTCCCAAAACCATTATGTCTAAGTATCCAGCAGCACTTGTTCTTGCCTACTCTAGAGAAGGTTTACCTCTTCAGTGGCGTTTCTAGGgagattcttcttcttctggtgTGCAAACTTGCATGAAAACGCATTCTTACCATCTCTTGAAATATGGAAAGCATTTAGATTCGTTtaaattttgtttctaatgatcaGATTGCGGATATGAAAGCAGAATATGTGCCCCCAAGAGAGGACATTATAGTACAGAACGAGGCATCAGAtgatatttatgttattgtgtCTGGAGAAGTAGAAATGATAGAATGTGAAACAAAGAAAGAACAAGTTTTCCGGGTTTTCAAATCCGGAGACGTTTTTGGAGAATTTGGAGCATTTTGTTTTAGCCCTCAAAAGTTTACTTACCGAACCAAGACGATTTCGCAGCTGCTCAGGCTCAAAACAAGCTCACTTACTGAAGCAGTGAAGACCAGAGAAAAAGACTATGTAATGATGGTTAAAAACTTTCTTCAGGTTGGTTGATAAGTATataataccaaaatatcatacatGATCTTAAATACAAGATAACTGGTAAAATCTAATGCATCAACTTTGGACTTTATATGTTCCCTATTATCCAACCGTGTAACTAAGATGTAGTCTCTACTCAGTATATATAGCTCATTCGTT includes:
- the LOC140985005 gene encoding potassium channel AKT2/3-like isoform X2, which gives rise to MFCALKIMESDKNEEGKGVHNEDEAKNSTGFKNLSKIIVPPLGTSYTSQFNDSDGRIISPMDSRYRCWETVMVLLVAYSAWVSPYEIAFLKPDPSTQLYIADNVVDFFFAIDIVLMFFVAYIDPKTQLLVTDSRKIATRYLSTWFIMDALSAIPFETIAFLISGKHQLSFAYSALGVLRLWRLRRVNSFFTRIEKDIRFSYFWVRCARLLFVTLLLVHCAACVAYLIADRYPDKENTWIGSSNPNFKNESLQIRYISALYWSVATMATVGYGDIHAVNSLEMVFIILYMLLNLGLTSYIIGNMTNLVVEGTRRTMEFRNSIEATSSFVSRNRLPQRLKGKIMAYMCLRFKAERLNQQKLIEQLPKPLCLSIQQHLFLPTLEKVYLFSGVSREILLLLIADMKAEYVPPREDIIVQNEASDDIYVIVSGEVEMIECETKKEQVFRVFKSGDVFGEFGAFCFSPQKFTYRTKTISQLLRLKTSSLTEAVKTREKDYVMMVKNFLQHHKMLEDLHIRDSFLEDVEDNGDSNASINLLSVASTGNALFLDELLDSGFDPDVGDVNGRTPLHIAASNGHKDCVLVLLKHACSLHLKDRFERKHSFMGCHSSEATFHIRYTVQLGFHLRSLCGR
- the LOC140985005 gene encoding potassium channel AKT2/3-like isoform X1 — encoded protein: MFCALKIMESDKNEEGKGVHNEDEAKNSTGFKNLSKIIVPPLGTSYTSQFNDSDGRIISPMDSRYRCWETVMVLLVAYSAWVSPYEIAFLKPDPSTQLYIADNVVDFFFAIDIVLMFFVAYIDPKTQLLVTDSRKIATRYLSTWFIMDALSAIPFETIAFLISGKHQLSFAYSALGVLRLWRLRRVNSFFTRIEKDIRFSYFWVRCARLLFVTLLLVHCAACVAYLIADRYPDKENTWIGSSNPNFKNESLQIRYISALYWSVATMATVGYGDIHAVNSLEMVFIILYMLLNLGLTSYIIGNMTNLVVEGTRRTMEFRNSIEATSSFVSRNRLPQRLKGKIMAYMCLRFKAERLNQQKLIEQLPKPLCLSIQQHLFLPTLEKVYLFSGVSREILLLLIADMKAEYVPPREDIIVQNEASDDIYVIVSGEVEMIECETKKEQVFRVFKSGDVFGEFGAFCFSPQKFTYRTKTISQLLRLKTSSLTEAVKTREKDYVMMVKNFLQHHKMLEDLHIRDSFLEDVEDNGDSNASINLLSVASTGNALFLDELLDSGFDPDVGDVNGRTPLHIAASNGHKDCVLVLLKHACSLHLKDSKGNTALWDAIAAKRHSIFDILYSWASISDLYVAGDLLCTAAKRNNLIVTKDLLEQGFHVDSKNSSGTTPIQVANIENHVEMMKFLLINGAEADEIVKNKFYPLNSNRNLQELHVGHRVVMPKTSKRAVVSSGGNEQRCNGETSESQCSWRIIIYRGNPETCRTTSCSAEPGRLIRLPSSVAELKTVAGRKFEFDATNASLLNEEGAEIDSIEVIRDNDKVFIVENRHNLVSI